The genomic interval GGCAGGATCATCTTCCAGTAACAGGCAGGAAATTCCCTTAGTTTGTATAACGCTCATTTTAGTTATTGAATATGAAATGTACTGATGTGCCCGGGTAATCTATAGCTGTCGAACCTGGGTGTTCTATCGATAACTGAATATATTGCCGCCGCTCTTTATTGATTTCCTTTATGCGCTGTTCCAAAATTTTCATGCCCATGGAGCGGTGAAGGGAATTGTTGCTGTAGTCAGGTGTTTCTTGAAAATCGTTTCCGTTATCCCTGATCCAGATATGCAGGCTCTGCTGTTGCAATTCAAAACGTATCAGGATTTTTCCCTGTGGATGATTTTTAACGCCATGTACCACTGCATTTTCTACAAAAGGCTGTAATAGCATGACTGGAATCTCCATCATTTGGGGTTCAATACCTGGTCCTGTTTCTATACTGTAGCTGAAGGATGATCCATTTGCCAACTGCTGAAGATGCAGGTAATGTTCCAGTATTTCAATTTCCTGATCTAAAAGAATGAGATCCCTGTCGGAATTTTCAAGGATTAGCCTGATGAGCCGGCTAAAGCTTTCCAGGTATTCCATAGAATGTTGCTGGTCTTTGCTGCGGATAAAATGTTGTACAGACTGAAGCGCATTGAAAATAAAATGAGGATTAAGCTGTAGCAAGAGCATCTGCCGTTTAAGCTGTGATTTTTCGAGTGCTTCTTTTACATTATGATTTTTTATCCGCATATAAAGCAGTATCGAAATGAGCAGCACAATGAGTACTGCTGCCAGAATAAGGTAAGTTTGCTCACGCAATTGTAGTTTCTGTAATATATTTTCCTTTTGAAGTGCATTGATTTTCCCTTCTTTTTGAGCGGATTCATAGGATGCAGTCAGCTCAGCTACCTTATTATCATAATTTAACCTGGTAAGAGAATCATTGATATTGTTATACTGCTCCATGTACTGCAAAGCTGCGGGAAGCTCATGCATTGCTTTAAAAGCATTGTAAAGGTTAAAATAGAGCTGCTTCTTTTCCAGCGGGTTAGCTGCAGTCAATGCCGTCTGATAATAACTGATCGCCGCTGTATTTTTACCGGTTTGCGCCAATGCATATCCCAGGTTGTTCAGGGTAATAACCGAAACGGGCTGTTTGAGCCGGGCTCTTATAAAAATACTTCTTTTACTGGCATTTATAGCTTTTGTCCACTGTTTTCTTTTAAGGAAGTAATTTCCCAGGTTAGTCTGTAATACAGCCTCCATGGGTAGATCAGTTAATTTTTCGGCAAGCTTAATGGCTGCGCTGAAAGTTTTGAGAGCGTTATTATCTTCGGCCAATTCTACATACACACCCGCAATGTTTGATAATGTTTTTAGATGATCTGAATTACCTGCTTTATTGATGGAAAGAGACTTAAGGTAGTATTCCTTTCCTTTAGGCAGATTCTTCAAAATAGCATATATGGTTCCTATATTAGTATAAACTTTGCTGACCGCTAATGGATTCTGGGTAGAATCGAGGTAGTTAAGGCTTAAAAAATATTCCTGCAGTGCTTTATCAATATTTCGCTGACTCAAATTTAAGTTACCAGAGGTAGCGTAAAGTTTGGCTATAAATTCCTTGTTTTTAGTTTTTCTGTTTTTAGAAATGAGCTGATCAAGCAGGATACCGGCGGCCTTGAAGTTTTTCTCACTGATTAGTTTATTTACCGCATTAATCTCCGGATACTCCTGAGGCACATTGGCTTTTGAAAATACGGGTTCAGAAAAAAGTAAAATTAATGTAAAGAGAAATTGTAAAGTCCTGGATGACATAGCTGTTTTTATAATTCAAACCTAATCTAAAAAAACTAATAGGCAAAATTGAAACCACTACAAGGGACTTCAGCGGCTCATCTGTACCTATAAAATAAGCGTGGAGAAAGCGGTATTTGTCGCTTTCTCCACGCTTAAGTAATTGAATAATGAGATCAAAACTTATTTTGTTGCGTAGTTAAGGTAACCACCATCCACAACGATCTCTGTTCCTGTAATAAAACTTGCGGCATCAGAAGCCAGGAATAAAACTGTTTTTGCAATTTCATCCGGATTACCAATCCGTTGCAACGCTGTAGCCCCAGCCAAAAATTCTTTTGCTTCTGCAGGAACGGCGTTTTCTAAACCAGGGGTTAAAATAGGTCCTGGGCTAACAATGTTTACACGGATTTTTCTTCCTGCCAGCTCATTTGCTGCAATTTGGGCGATTTTATTCAATGCTCCTTTGGTCGCAGAATATACGCTGGCTCCCGAATTTGCAGCTGTGGCGACCGTTGAAGAAGTGAATACTACTGCCGCTCCGTCTGCCAGGTAGGGAAGTAATTTTTGCAACGTGAAGAAATGCCCCTTCACATTAGTGTTGAATTGTGCGTCGAAATTTGCCTCAGTTACCTGTTCTATTGGCTCAAATGTCGCTATTCCTGCATTCAGGAAAAGCACATCCAATTTGTTTCCACTTTCTGAAATTGCTTTTTCGAGGATCGAGATCTCTTCTAGTTTTGAAGTGTCCGATACGACAGTAAATAATTTGGGGTTGTTTATTTCTTCAGTTGCTTTTTGCAGATTTTCTGCATTTCTGCCTGTAATCCAGACATTGGCGCCTGCACTGATAAATGCTTTTGCTGTTGCCAGGCCTATTCCTGTAGTTCCACCTGTAATAACGACGTTTTTATTTGTAAAGTCCATGATTATAATTTTAAATGTTTATAGTGCAAAGTTAGAATAGATGAATTTATTTAGGTTACTTTGTAACGAAAAGTAACAGTAACTTTCGGGTAACAAAGTAACTTATGACTGAAAACGAATGCCAATTCGGGCACAAAAAAGAGATTATGGCCGTCCACGATGCGATGGACATTTTGTATGGGAAATGGAAAATTTCCATCATTTCTTCCATTTGTTATTATAACAAAAGAAGATTCTCTGACATTCTGAATGATGTAGAAGGAATATCAAACAAAATGTTGAGTAAAGAATTAAAGGAGCTGGAGATCAATAAATTGATAACACGAACTGTGTTAAATACTCAGCCTATAGCTGTTCAATATCAATTAACAGCATATGGGATGACGTTAAAGACTATCATCAATAACCTTGCGGAATGGGGTATAGAGCACCGTAAAGTAATTATTGGTAAATAGTAAAGAGCCCTCATTGAAAAGTATTTCTGAATAGAATTTTTGTGAACTTGTAGTAATCGTTATTTAAAAATATAATACTATCTTTTTGCTATGTTTGGAATACAAACCACATGGTAGATTACAGCGACTATACTGATCTTGATTTGACCGGCCTTTTAAAATCCGGTGATCAGCATGCTTTTGCCGAGATTTACAACCGGTATAAATTTGTCTTATATAACCACGCCTGGAACAAACTTAAAAGCAGAGAAGAAGCAAGGGATCTTATCCAGGAAGTATTTTCAATGATTTGGGATAAGCGTGAGGTACTACAGATTGGACAGAATCTCTCAGGCTATCTCTATACCTGCGTACATAATCAATTTATCAATAGGGTTGTCCACCAAACTGTTAAAAATAAATACATCGATTCTATCAAACAGTATATAGAGCGGGGAGTAGTCTATACCGACCATCTTGTGAGGGAAAATATGTTAAAAGAAATTATCGATCGTGAAATTGATTCGCTTCCTCCCAGAATGAAAGAGGTGTTTATTCTCAGTCGAAGGCAACATCTGAGTCATAAAGAAATAGCGAAAATGATGAACACAACGGAGCAAACAGTGAAGAAGCAGATGGTTTACGCATTAAAGATTCTGCGGAAAAAACTGGGTTTGGTACTCTTTCTATGCTTGTATTTGATCTATCCCAATTTTTAGCACAAATTTTTTAATTTTCATCTACCTCTATTTACAGGGGTTCTTGTCTTAGCGTTGTTCCCGGATCGGGAATACCTGAACATTAGAACCCTTTACATTGAAAAAAAGCATTGTTAGCATAGAAAATCTTTCGCATCGTTACCATAAGAACTGGGCGATCAAAGACATTAATTTTGAGATAGAAGAAGTAGGCGTGGTAGGACTTCTGGGCTCTAATGGCGCTGGAAAATCTACTACCATGAATATTCTTTGTGGTGTGCTCAGTCAAACGCAAGGCAAGGTCCTGATCGATGGGATAGATCTGCGGATGCAGCCTGAGGCGGCTAAGAGAAAACTCGGATTTCTTCCCCAGAATGCACCGTTGCATCTGGATCTTACCGTTGATGAATACCTGATTTATTGCGCGTACATCCGCGATATCCCGAAATCAAATATTTTAAGGAGCGTTGAGGCTGCAAAAGAAAAGTGTGGCATATCCAGTTACGGGAAGCGGATCATTCAAAATCTTTCGGGTGGATATCGGCAGCGGGTAGGCATTGCGCAAGCAATTATTCATGACCCAAAACTTGTTGTACTCGATGAACCGACAAATGGTCTGGATCCTAACCAGATCCTGGAAGTCAGAAAGCTGATCAAAGAAATTGCCCTGGAACGTGCTGTGATCTTTTCCACGCACATGCTTTCAGAGGTACAGGCTACCTGTAAGAATATTAAGATGATTGATCATGGTAAAATGGTATTTGCCGATACTATGGAAGCCTTTAATAACTATATCCTCCCTGACTCTATGCTGATGACCATGTGCAATGCTCCGGGTGCTGAAGTGCTTGCTGCCATTCCTGGTATCACTTCTGTTGAAGAATTAATCGATGGCAACACTTTCAGACTCCACTTTGGTGCTTCAGCTTCCATTTCTTCAGAGATCATCAAACTCAGTGTGCAACATTCCTGGGAACTTCAGGAAATAACGCTTGAGAAGAGCTCACTCGACGAAATTTTTGCCCAATTATCCAATAAATCCAAAAACGTTTAAAACATGATCAAAATATTTAAAATCGCCAGACTGGAACTCAGCATACTTTTTTATTCTCCTGTAGCCTGGCTGGCCATCGCTATTTTTATGGTACAGAATGGTTTGGGCTTCTTTGGTATGCTTGGCAGTTATCAGGAGGCAATTGCTATGGGCAACAAGATAGATAACCTCACTTTTTCGCTTTTTCCAGATCTGAACGGCCTTTTTGATTCAGTGGTACAGAATCTGTACCTCTATATTCCACTGATCACGATGGGACTGATGAGCAGAGAACTGCATAGTGGTTCAATTAAACTGTTGTTATCATCACCCGTAAAGATCAGAGAAATTGTATTGGGTAAATACCTGTCGATGGTAGCCTATGTGGCGATACTGATCCTGATTTTGTGCATCTACTCTGGTGCGGGGATCCTGATCATTAAAAACGCTGATATAAAACTGATTTGTTCAGGTTTGATTGGAATTTTCCTGTTAGCCTGTACCTATGCAGCTATAGGCTTATTTATGTCCAGCCTTACATCTTACCAGGTTGTAGCAGCCATTAGTACTTTGGCGGTGCTTGCTGCGCTGCGGTTTGTGGGTTCTGTTGGTCAGGATATTGATTTTATTCGTGATCTTACTTATTTTCTTTCTATCTCCGGAAGGGCAGAAGACATGCTCAAGGGACTGATTACGACCCGGGAGATCTTTTATTTTATCATCATCATCGGGCTGTTCCTTTCACTGTGTGTGATCAGAATGAAGAATAGCAGGGAATCTAATACGTTATATAAGAATATTTCTAGATATGCTTTTTTGATAGTAATTGCTTTGTTTTTGGGCTATGTCAGTTCCAGACCAGGTAATATTGGCTATCTGGATATGACCAGAACAAAGTCTCGTACGCTTACTACAACCAGCCAGGAAATAGCTGCTCAGATTGACGGACCGTTGGAGATTACAACTTATGTTAATCTGCTAGATCAGAATGTATACTTCGGACTCCCGCAATCCCGTAATAGTGATCTGGCTCAGTTTGAGAAATTCCGGCGCTTTATTCCGGATATCAAGATGAAGTATGTTTATTATTATGATGTGACAGATCTGAAAAATAATAGTAATATGACCTATCAGGGTGATTTGACCGGACTTTCCGTCAAACAAATTGCCGAAAAGGTAGCTGACAATATGGGGCTGGATCTTAATTTGTTTATGCCACCAGAAAAGATCAGGAAGATAATCGATCTCTCTTCAGAAAATAATACACTGGTGCGGATACTGCGCTATAAGGGGAAAGAAAGCAGGCTTCGCTTTTATAATGGTGTGGACCAGTTTCCGGCTGAGCGTGAAATTGCTGCTGCTATCAAGCAATTGGTCGTTCCCGTACCTCAGGTTGCATTTATCACCGGAAATCAGGAACGCAGTATTCGCAAAACAGGAGAGCGGAATTATGAACTGATGAGCAGTATGAAAAGAAGCCGTACAGCACTGATTAACCAGGGATTTGATGTCATACAACTGGATCTTACAAAAACTGAGATACCCACAGGGCTGTCTGCTCTGATTTTGGCAGATCCTTCACAGCCAATCGATCCATTGGTTCAGCAAAAAATCGCAGCGTATTGTGCCGCTGGCGGAAATATGCTGATCACAACAGAACCAGGCAGAGGGCGGGTGATTAACCCGATATTACAAATGTTTGGTGTAGCGCTTTTGCCTGGAACATTGGTACAGGCAACTAAAAATGATGCGCCGGATCTTTTGTTCGGGCAACTAACCAGATCAGGACGCACTATTGTGATGCCGGGCACTGGTGCATTAAAGGTTGATCTGACAGGAAATTTTATGGCTGATACGCTGATACAAAGTAACAAAACTGGGTGGATTACTCAAGGCGTGGTAGATGTGACAAAAACTGATATTGCTTATCAAGCTCAGCAGGGTGACAAAAAAGGTGCTTTTCCTATGGTTCTTGCCATTCATCGAAAATTAAGGGATAAAGATCAGCTCATCCTGATTTCGGGCGATGCTGATTTTATGAGCAATGCTGAACTTGCCAATCCAAGGGCTGATAATGAGTTTCTTGTGAAAAACATGTTCAAGTGGTTTTCTAATGATGCCTTTCCGATTAATATCGTCAGAAAATCACCTGAAGATGATCATATTTTGCTAAACAGAAGACAACTCTCTACCTTGAAAGGAGGGCTGATTGGTCTGTTCCCAGCTCTTGTAATCTTGTTGGGTGGAGTGATATTGATCAGAAGAAAAAATAATTAATATTTATATACCTCTAATCTAGTGCTATCTTGTCTTACAGCTAATAACAGGATATATGACTGAACAGGAAGTTAAGGAAATTTTAAAACGGTATAAGGCCGGGGAGGCAACAGCGGATGAACATGCACTGTTGCTGAGCTGGTCTTTAGACTTCAATAGTCCTGATACCGCTGAACTGTCCATGGAAGAGCTTGTGGCAGATGTTGACCTGATATGGGCGGCACTGGAGAAAAAAATGCCGGAAGTTAAAAAAATTAACCTTTGGCCTAAAATGCTCGCAGCTGCAATGGTACTTATAGTTTTATCTTTTGGCTTGCTCTTTTTGCATAATAGAAATAATGCAAATCAAATAAATACTGCACAAATAGTACCAGGGGCTAATAAAGCCACGCTGACCCTGTCTAATGGTAAAAAAGTTGTTCTGGATGGAGCTGCTCAACAACAGCTGCTGACAGAGGCAGGTCTGGCTATCACGAAAACAAGTGACGGGCAATTGATCTATTCTTCTGTACCAGATGAGGGAGCTGATCATACCAGCAGATATAACAGATTAGAAACCAATAATGGACAGCAGTACCAGGTTGTACTGCCAGATGGCTCTCATGTTTGGCTCAATGCCGCATCTTCATTACGTTATCCCGTTGCCTTTGGAAAACAGGAACGCCTCGTGGAACTTTCTGGCGAGGGCTATTTCGAAGTGGCTCACGATAAAAATAAACCTTTCAGGGTAAAGACAGCTGACCAGCAGGTCGAGGTGCTTGGAACTCATTTTAATATCAATGCATATCCGGATGATAAGCTTTCAAAAACTACTTTGCTTGAAGGCAGTGTATCTGTAAGCGCTCCGGCATTGAAGAATAAAGGTATTTTAATTTTAGGTCCCGGCCAGGAATCTATACTCGTTGGTAATACGTTAATAGCACAGCCGGCCAATCTTGAGGCAGCAGTGGCCTGGAGAAATGGAGATTTCATGTTTGAAGGGGAGAACATCAGGTCTATTATGAAAAAAGTATCCCGTTGGTATAATGTGGAGGTGATTTTTGAAGGTGAAATACCTGAAAACAGATTTGGTGGAACAGTAAGTCGTTTCTCCAATATTACGCAGGTACTCAGGAAACTTGAACTAACTGGTAAAGTTCACTTTAAAGTTGAGGAAAGGAGGATTATTGTGACTAAATAACTACCCTCAATGATCCAGAAAAAAAGCCAGATGTGCTCGTAACACAACTGGCAAAAGTCCGGATCAGATTTAACAAAATTCGCGATTCTATCAACTCCTAAGCCAAACCACTCAAATGTATAAAAAATATACAAGTAAAATTGTTATGCCCGGTCGGCAGCTTACTAAACTATTATTCTATATGCGATTAACCACCGTGATTTTAATAGCAACAATGATGCAGGTTAGCGCCGCCGGCTTTGCGCAAAAAATAACTATCGCAGAAAAGAATGCTAAAATCAAGTCTGTATTTCAGAAAATAAGGAAACAGAGTGGTTTTAATTTTTTGTATACCGAAGATCAGTTACAGCATGCAGCACCAGTAACCATTATTGCCTCGCATGCAGAACTCAGGAATGTACTTGACCAGATCTTTGATCAGCAGGAACTCAGCTACACCATTGACGAAAAAACAATCATCGTTAAAGACAAAGAGAAAACCTTCTTTGAGCTGCTGACTAATTCTTTAATGAAAAGAGATATTTCCGGACAGGTACTCAATGAAAATGGTGTCCCGCTGTTAGGAGCCACGGTACGTATTTCCGGAACCTCTTTCAGGATGCTCACTGATGTTTTTGGAAAGTTTAACTTTCTCAATGCACCCGATAAAGGTAAACTCATTGTTTCTTATGTGGGTTATCGTACTGATACGGTAGAAATTGCAGGAAGAAGTGTCTTTGAAATTAAGATGGATCCGCAGGCAATGACCATAGAGACTGTCAATATAGTCTCTACTGGTTATCAGGATCTGCCTAAGGAAAGGGCTACTGGTTCTTTTGAAACCATCAGTAAGGAACAGTTACAGCACAGTACCGATCCTAACCTGATCCGCAGGCTGGAAGGAATTACCAATTCAATGGATTTCAGGAATGATCTCCGGCCTGCAAACTCCAGTAATCTATATGCACAGCGATCGCCTCTTGCTATGCTGACGATACGTGGGAAAAATACGTTGAATGATGCTGTAAGTGCAGATTTGAATGGAAACTATAGCGGTCAGCCACTGGTTGTTATCGATGGAATTGCTTCGCCATATTCCATTGATAAGGTAAATCCAAACGATGTAGAAAGTATTACTGTATTAAAAGATGCTGCTTCAGCATCAATCTGGGGATCCAGAGCAGCTAATGGTGTTATCGTAGTAAAAACTAAGAAAGGTGCTTATCAAAGGCCGCTCCGGATTTCTTTAAATACCAATGTCAACATCACTGAAAAGGTAGATCTGTTTTATAATAAAACCATGAGTGTTGCTGACTTTGTTGATGCACAGGTGTTGAAATTTACAAAGGATGGCATTCCGCTTCCAGCTATTAATATCAATAGTCTGTATGGCCAGGAATATCTGTCGCCAGTAGCAGAACTGGTAGACGCCTGGAAGTTTAAAAATACAATCAGTGAAGCAGATGCATTGGGTCAGTTAAATGCATTTAAGCAAAATGATATCCGAAGGGATTATACTAAATATTTTCTGCGCAATGCAGTTACACAAAGTTATGCCTTAAGTTTTGACGGAGGATCAGAATTTTTCAACTACCGTATATCCGGCGGATATGATAAGAGTATTAACAATACGAAGAACTCTGGATTGGACAGAAAGGTCTTTACTGTAAATATGGGTGTTGAGCCAATAAAAGATCTGGAAATACAGGCTGGCGTAAGCTATAATTTACAGTATAATAGCGACCAGGCACTTAATAACCGGATTACGGGAGCTACAGATCCAACGCTTTATCCATACAGCCGCCTTGCCGACGACGCCGGGAATCCGCTGGAGATCCCTAAATTATACCGTCCTGGATTTGTGACTGAGTTTGAACAGACCTATCCTGACCAGTTTCAGAGTTGGCGATATAAGCCATTGGAAGATATTAATGAAGGATATACCCGTATGAAAAGTCAGAACTTAAACCTTTCTTTAAATACAACTTATAAAATTGGTCATGGTATCTCACTTCAGGCACTGTATAACTACAATTCTGGCAGAAATGAAGAAAATACGCTATACAGGCAGAACTCATTCTATATGAGAAATCTGATCAATTATTTTACGACTTCTCCCGCTTCTGTAAATCCGATGACTGGTGACCCGGTAACTCCTTTCATTAAGCAAGTACCTCTTGGTGGTCAGTACAACACTGTATTGGTGAAATCTGAGAATCAGACTTTCAGAGGGCAGGTAAACTATGATAAAAGCTGGAACGATAAACACCAGCTTTCTGCGATTGCAGGTTTAGATTTGACAGATGTATCTTCTTTACAGACTAAAGATGGCTATTATGGTTATGATGAGAACTCGCTGCGCAGTAATAACAAACTAGATTATGCACATTTGCTTCCGATTATTTTTTCTGAGGATCAGCTGGGTTATAATGGTACCTATATTCCGAACCTGTCTCTTGGCTATCTTGATAACCACGTACGTACTTTTAGCTGGTATACCAATGCCGCATATACCTTTAACAAGAAATATACACTGTCTGCCAGTTTACGAAAAGATATCTCAAGTGAATTTGGTAAGCAGACTAATCAGAGCGGAACACCTTATTATTCGGTTGGAGGAAGCTGGAATGTGGCTAATGAGTCTTTTTACCCTGCTGATTTCTTGCCTGTGCTGTCACTAAGATCAACTTATGGCTATAACGGAAATGTGAATCCTTCAGTTTTGTCAAGAGCACAGATTGTTTATGCGATCGAAAATGATCCACTCACAGGATTGCCATATGCGACCACGCAGAATGTTGCAGCTGTAACGAATACCAAACTACGCCCTGAAAAAACAGGTGTATTAAATATTGGTATTGATTTTGGTTTCAAGGACTCGCGCGTATCGGGTAGCATACAATATTTTACCAAAACCACTACAGATCTGCTTACAAACGGACCACTTGATCCCAGTACCGGATATACCAACCTGGTTTACAATACTGGTGATTTGAAGGGAAGGGGTATTGATATTGCCATTAACTCACTAAACTTAAAGGCTGGGAATTTTAAATGGAACAGCAATTTTCTGTTCAGTTATAATAAAGTTAAGGTGACAAAATTGTATACTGAATCGCCTGATAATGCAGCAAGTGGGATATCCGGATTTTCTTATAATGTAGGTTATGATCTGTCCAGGGTATTTGCGTACGACTGGGCAGGACTGGACCCGCAAACGGGAGATCCAAGAAGTTATTTAAATGGACAAGCCTTGCCGGTAAGCGGAACAAGCAATGATAATTACAATGCCATTCAAAGCGCTTCGATCTCTACGTTAAAGTATTTCGGTTCGGCAGTACCGGTATCTTATGGGGCGTTCCGTAACACTTTTACTTATGGTGGATTCTCGATTTCTGCCAACATCCAGTATAAACTGGGGTATTATTTTAGAAGACCACAATCAAGGGTGGTAAGTTATAGTCAGCTCTTTTCAATTACAGGTTCTATTCAGGGTGATGAATATGCACAGCGCTGGCAGGTACCGGGAGACGAGCAACGAACCAATGTCCCTTCAGCAGTCTATTCATCAAAGAGTACTAACCGGGACAATTTTTATTATTTTTCCAGTATCAATGTGCTGAAAGCTGACCACATCCGGTTGCAGGAAATTAACCTCTCTTATTTGTTTCCGGCAGGATTTTCACGCTTCATCAAAAATCCCAGGATCTATGCTAATGTGACGAATCTGGGGATCTTGTGGAGGGCAAATAAACTGGGGATAGATCCCGAGGTATTTGACTATCCAAATCCAAGGAGTTATAGTCTTGGATTCTCTGCTAATTTTTAATCTGACGATCATGAAAAAATATATCATTTTACTTCTTCTTTGCCTGGGTACTGCGATCACTTCCTGTAAAAAATATGTGGACATCAAAAAAAGCAGTTCCCAGTCCAACATAGAGTCGGCTAACGATTGCCAGCTTTTACTTGATAATACAGAACTTTTAAATGAAGATTATCCGGTAGACGGAGAGCTCTCTGCTGATGACTATTATATGGATGATACGCGTTATGCTTCAGACCGGATTGATAATGATGACAGAGCTTTGTATACCTGGAATGCAAACGCGTTAAGGCAATCTGCAAAACAGTGGGTAATTTGTTATAACAAGATCTATAATGCTAATCTGATTCTTGAAGCGGTCGTTAGACTTCAGGGAAAAGAACCGGCAGTGGTACTGGATAATATTAAAGGAAGTGCGTTATTTTACAGGGCTTATGCTTTATGGAACCTGGCTCAACTATATACTGCTCCATACGGTCCCGATGCAGCTTCGCAGCCTGGGCTGCCTATTCACTTAGTCTCTGATATTAACGATACTCCAGGACGTGGTACA from Pedobacter sp. WC2423 carries:
- a CDS encoding SusC/RagA family TonB-linked outer membrane protein, which codes for MRLTTVILIATMMQVSAAGFAQKITIAEKNAKIKSVFQKIRKQSGFNFLYTEDQLQHAAPVTIIASHAELRNVLDQIFDQQELSYTIDEKTIIVKDKEKTFFELLTNSLMKRDISGQVLNENGVPLLGATVRISGTSFRMLTDVFGKFNFLNAPDKGKLIVSYVGYRTDTVEIAGRSVFEIKMDPQAMTIETVNIVSTGYQDLPKERATGSFETISKEQLQHSTDPNLIRRLEGITNSMDFRNDLRPANSSNLYAQRSPLAMLTIRGKNTLNDAVSADLNGNYSGQPLVVIDGIASPYSIDKVNPNDVESITVLKDAASASIWGSRAANGVIVVKTKKGAYQRPLRISLNTNVNITEKVDLFYNKTMSVADFVDAQVLKFTKDGIPLPAININSLYGQEYLSPVAELVDAWKFKNTISEADALGQLNAFKQNDIRRDYTKYFLRNAVTQSYALSFDGGSEFFNYRISGGYDKSINNTKNSGLDRKVFTVNMGVEPIKDLEIQAGVSYNLQYNSDQALNNRITGATDPTLYPYSRLADDAGNPLEIPKLYRPGFVTEFEQTYPDQFQSWRYKPLEDINEGYTRMKSQNLNLSLNTTYKIGHGISLQALYNYNSGRNEENTLYRQNSFYMRNLINYFTTSPASVNPMTGDPVTPFIKQVPLGGQYNTVLVKSENQTFRGQVNYDKSWNDKHQLSAIAGLDLTDVSSLQTKDGYYGYDENSLRSNNKLDYAHLLPIIFSEDQLGYNGTYIPNLSLGYLDNHVRTFSWYTNAAYTFNKKYTLSASLRKDISSEFGKQTNQSGTPYYSVGGSWNVANESFYPADFLPVLSLRSTYGYNGNVNPSVLSRAQIVYAIENDPLTGLPYATTQNVAAVTNTKLRPEKTGVLNIGIDFGFKDSRVSGSIQYFTKTTTDLLTNGPLDPSTGYTNLVYNTGDLKGRGIDIAINSLNLKAGNFKWNSNFLFSYNKVKVTKLYTESPDNAASGISGFSYNVGYDLSRVFAYDWAGLDPQTGDPRSYLNGQALPVSGTSNDNYNAIQSASISTLKYFGSAVPVSYGAFRNTFTYGGFSISANIQYKLGYYFRRPQSRVVSYSQLFSITGSIQGDEYAQRWQVPGDEQRTNVPSAVYSSKSTNRDNFYYFSSINVLKADHIRLQEINLSYLFPAGFSRFIKNPRIYANVTNLGILWRANKLGIDPEVFDYPNPRSYSLGFSANF